One stretch of bacterium DNA includes these proteins:
- the glpK gene encoding glycerol kinase GlpK, giving the protein MAKYAAAVDQGTTSTRFMIFTEKGEVVAVDQKEHEQIYPKPGWVEHDPVEIWQRTQEVIKGGLAKGKISAKDLTGVGITNQRETAVVWDKKTGKPVYNAIVWQDTRTDTICNELAKDGGQDRFRSKVGLPLATYFSGPKIKWILDNVQGVRASAERGDAVFGNIDTFVIWWLTGGPNGGLHMTDVTNASRTMLMNLETLDWDPEILRIMGIPKAMLPEIRASSDVYGPAKGDLAGIPVAGDLGDQQAALFGQTCFGVGEAKNTYGTGCFMLLNTGEKAIQSKSGLLTTLGYRIGKQKPVYALEGSIAITGALVQWLRDNLSMIAKSADVEALAKTVDDNGGVYFVPAFSGLFAPYWKSDARGVIAGLTRYANKGHLARAALEATAFQTREVLDAMNKDSGVKLTALKVDGGMVFNDLLMQFQADILGVPVIRPKVAETTALGAAYAAGLATGLWSNVEGLRANWARDKEWHAQMPADKREQLYKTWLKAVTRTFDWVNA; this is encoded by the coding sequence ATGGCGAAGTACGCAGCGGCTGTGGACCAGGGGACCACCAGCACGCGCTTCATGATTTTCACCGAAAAGGGCGAGGTCGTCGCCGTTGACCAGAAAGAGCACGAGCAGATCTACCCCAAGCCAGGCTGGGTGGAGCACGACCCCGTGGAGATCTGGCAACGCACCCAAGAGGTCATCAAGGGCGGGCTGGCCAAGGGCAAGATCTCGGCGAAGGACCTCACCGGGGTCGGCATCACGAACCAGCGTGAAACGGCGGTCGTGTGGGACAAGAAGACCGGCAAGCCCGTCTATAACGCGATCGTGTGGCAGGACACTCGGACCGACACGATCTGCAACGAGCTGGCCAAGGACGGCGGTCAGGATCGCTTCCGTTCCAAGGTCGGCCTGCCGCTGGCGACCTACTTCTCAGGCCCGAAGATCAAGTGGATCCTCGACAACGTTCAGGGCGTCCGCGCGTCGGCGGAGCGCGGCGACGCCGTCTTCGGCAACATCGACACCTTTGTGATCTGGTGGCTCACCGGCGGACCGAACGGCGGCCTGCACATGACCGACGTGACCAACGCCAGCCGGACGATGTTGATGAACCTGGAGACGCTTGACTGGGATCCGGAGATCCTGCGCATCATGGGCATACCGAAAGCGATGCTGCCCGAGATCCGGGCATCGAGCGACGTCTACGGCCCGGCAAAGGGCGACCTCGCCGGGATCCCCGTCGCGGGAGATCTGGGGGACCAGCAGGCGGCGTTGTTCGGGCAGACCTGCTTCGGCGTCGGCGAGGCGAAGAATACCTACGGCACCGGCTGCTTTATGCTGCTCAACACCGGTGAAAAGGCGATCCAGTCGAAGTCCGGCCTGCTCACCACGCTCGGGTACCGCATCGGCAAGCAGAAGCCAGTGTACGCGCTGGAAGGCTCCATCGCCATCACCGGGGCGCTCGTGCAGTGGCTCCGCGACAACCTTTCGATGATCGCGAAGTCCGCGGACGTCGAAGCGCTCGCCAAGACGGTCGACGACAACGGCGGCGTCTATTTTGTCCCGGCGTTTTCGGGGCTGTTCGCCCCGTACTGGAAGAGCGACGCCCGCGGCGTGATCGCCGGGCTGACCCGCTACGCCAACAAGGGCCACCTCGCGCGCGCGGCGTTGGAGGCCACGGCGTTCCAGACGCGTGAAGTGCTCGACGCGATGAACAAGGACTCCGGCGTGAAGCTGACCGCGCTCAAAGTGGACGGAGGCATGGTGTTCAACGACCTGCTCATGCAGTTCCAGGCGGACATCCTGGGGGTGCCGGTGATCCGCCCCAAGGTCGCCGAGACCACCGCGCTGGGCGCGGCGTACGCCGCCGGGTTGGCGACGGGGCTGTGGTCCAACGTCGAGGGCCTGCGCGCCAACTGGGCCCGGGACAAGGAGTGGCACGCGCAGATGCCCGCGGACAAGCGCGAGCAGCTGTACAAGACATGGCTGAAGGCTGTCACCAGAACGTTCGATTGGGTGAACGCGTAG
- the dhaK gene encoding dihydroxyacetone kinase subunit DhaK gives MKKLINKPEDLVKEELQGIAAAHSDLVKVHYDPNYIVRADAPVKGKVALLSGGGSGHEPMHGGFVGRGMLDAACPGAVFTSPTPDQMLEATKAVNGGAGVVHIVKNYTGDILNFEMAADLARSEGIEVEAVVTNDDVAVQDSLYTAGRRGVGVTVLVEKLCGAAAEERRPLKAVADLARKVNAQGRTMGMALTSCTVPAAGKPTFDLGEDEMEIGIGIHGEPGRTRMKLKTAAEITALLAGPVLDDLPFKTGDQVLAFVNGMGGTPLIELYVVYNELTKICAGRGIKITRNLIGSYITSLEMAGTSITLLRLDNDLTKLWDAPVKTPGLRWGT, from the coding sequence ATGAAGAAGCTCATCAACAAGCCAGAAGATCTCGTCAAGGAAGAGTTGCAGGGCATCGCGGCGGCGCATTCCGATCTCGTCAAGGTCCACTACGATCCCAACTACATCGTCCGGGCCGACGCGCCGGTCAAAGGGAAGGTGGCGCTCCTCTCGGGCGGCGGATCGGGGCACGAGCCGATGCACGGGGGCTTCGTCGGGCGCGGGATGCTCGACGCCGCCTGCCCGGGCGCGGTGTTCACGTCCCCCACGCCCGACCAGATGCTCGAGGCGACGAAGGCCGTGAACGGCGGGGCCGGCGTCGTGCACATCGTCAAGAACTACACGGGGGACATCCTGAACTTCGAGATGGCGGCCGACCTCGCCCGATCGGAGGGCATCGAGGTCGAGGCCGTGGTGACGAACGACGACGTGGCGGTACAGGATAGCCTTTACACCGCAGGCCGGCGCGGTGTCGGGGTGACGGTCCTGGTGGAGAAGCTGTGCGGGGCGGCAGCCGAGGAGCGCCGTCCCCTCAAAGCGGTGGCCGACCTGGCCCGCAAAGTCAACGCGCAGGGGCGCACCATGGGGATGGCCCTCACCTCGTGCACGGTGCCGGCGGCGGGCAAGCCGACCTTCGATCTCGGCGAGGACGAGATGGAGATCGGCATCGGCATCCACGGCGAACCAGGCCGCACGCGCATGAAGTTGAAGACCGCCGCGGAGATCACGGCGTTGCTCGCCGGGCCGGTGCTCGACGACCTGCCGTTCAAAACGGGGGACCAGGTCCTGGCGTTCGTGAACGGCATGGGCGGCACGCCGCTGATCGAGCTGTACGTTGTGTATAATGAGTTGACGAAGATCTGCGCCGGGCGCGGGATCAAGATCACGCGGAACCTCATCGGGTCATACATTACGTCCCTGGAGATGGCGGGGACTTCGATCACCCTGCTGCGTCTGGACAACGACCTCACCAAGCTCTGGGACGCCCCGGTGAAGACGCCTGGCTTGCGATGGGGTACCTGA
- the dhaL gene encoding dihydroxyacetone kinase subunit DhaL, whose protein sequence is MSISRDAVLDWIKAYAAAITTSKDYLTKLDADIGDGDHGTNMDRGFQSVLAKLPSVADKDIGTIFKTVGMTLVSTVGGAGGPLYGTLFIQMGTAVAGKMELTLADWAAAVQAGVNGVVMRGKANLGDKTMVDALTPAAASLKNAAANGVAFNEALQEAEHAAAEGMIATIPLVARKGRASYLGERSAGHQDPGATSSHMLLKTAADTWARAG, encoded by the coding sequence GTGTCGATTTCACGCGACGCCGTGCTCGATTGGATCAAAGCGTACGCCGCGGCGATCACGACGTCCAAGGACTACCTGACCAAGCTCGACGCGGACATCGGTGACGGCGACCACGGGACGAACATGGATCGCGGCTTTCAGAGCGTCCTGGCGAAGTTGCCGAGCGTTGCCGACAAGGACATCGGCACCATCTTCAAGACGGTGGGAATGACGCTGGTGTCCACTGTCGGCGGCGCCGGCGGCCCGCTGTACGGGACGCTGTTCATTCAAATGGGGACCGCCGTGGCGGGCAAGATGGAGCTGACCCTGGCAGACTGGGCGGCGGCGGTGCAGGCGGGCGTCAACGGCGTCGTCATGCGTGGCAAGGCCAACCTCGGGGACAAGACCATGGTCGACGCATTGACCCCGGCCGCCGCGTCGCTGAAGAACGCCGCCGCCAACGGGGTGGCGTTCAACGAGGCGCTGCAGGAAGCGGAACACGCGGCGGCGGAAGGCATGATCGCCACGATCCCGCTTGTCGCGCGCAAGGGACGGGCGAGTTACCTCGGGGAGCGCAGCGCCGGCCATCAAGACCCCGGGGCGACCTCGTCGCACATGTTGCTCAAGACCGCCGCGGACACGTGGGCTCGCGCGGGTTGA
- the ptsP gene encoding phosphoenolpyruvate--protein phosphotransferase — protein MIGLVIVSHSAQLADGVAELARGVAGPDVRIAATGGLELPGHPLGTDAQLVARAIEQVYSDDGVLVLMDLGSAVLSAEMALEQVPPERRAHILLCDAPLVEGAVAAAVQARLGSTLEQVAAEALGSLAPKSAQLAPSTPARDVDGVRPGAAPVATTVAPLRVTVGNRLGLHARPAARFVQTASRYNAEIQVRNLTAGRGPVNAKSVNAVATLGARQGHEIEVAASGADAQAALDAIRALSEVNFGDASGAETSLATPGSGVARSPAPSSDAAALAGLAASPGVAVGPARLFRSPLPPISATPAGDPQHEWERLIAALGTTRAQLQRIRDDVAARADPDAAAIFDVHVLFLDDQALLDPARRAIFDDHLSAEAAWARATEEIVAAYRALDDEYQRARAGDVTDVGDRVIRNLLGETQAPPTMRAPGILVAAELTPADAARLDPALALGICTAFGSPTAHSAILARTLGIPAVVGLGPRILDVPDGTLIIVDGAEGRVWVAPEPAMVAEYQGRVATARAAEATARVPAGRVATRDGHRVEVVANIGSLADAKAAVTAGAEGVGLFRTEFLFLDQRTAPDEETQVSTYRAAALALGGRPLIIRTLDAGGDKPLPYLNLRAEANPFLGWRAIRLSLAHPELFKTQCRAIIRVAAEFPVKVMFPMIATLGEIRSARALLDEAREEVRRRGQGVPRTMETGIMLEVPAAAVRASTFAPCVDFFSVGTNDLTQYTMAAERGNERVAALADALQPAVLQLIGQAVDAAHACGKWVGVCGELAGDPAAVPVLVGLGVDELSMSPPAIPRVRETIVGLDYAACRRLAQAVLTLDAADEVRTHLRRWSAAGAS, from the coding sequence GTGATCGGACTCGTTATCGTCTCCCATAGCGCCCAACTCGCCGACGGCGTCGCGGAGCTCGCGCGCGGTGTCGCTGGTCCCGACGTGCGTATTGCGGCGACGGGCGGGCTCGAACTCCCGGGACATCCTCTGGGCACGGACGCACAGCTGGTCGCCCGGGCGATCGAGCAGGTCTATTCCGACGACGGCGTGCTGGTGCTCATGGATCTGGGAAGCGCCGTGCTGAGCGCGGAGATGGCGCTGGAACAAGTTCCCCCAGAGCGCCGCGCGCATATCCTGCTCTGCGACGCACCGTTGGTCGAGGGTGCGGTGGCCGCCGCCGTGCAGGCACGCCTCGGCAGCACGCTCGAGCAGGTGGCCGCCGAGGCGCTCGGTTCACTGGCTCCCAAAAGCGCGCAGTTGGCGCCGTCGACACCGGCGCGCGATGTCGACGGGGTACGCCCCGGCGCGGCGCCGGTCGCGACCACGGTAGCTCCGCTCCGCGTGACGGTCGGGAATCGTCTCGGGTTACACGCGCGCCCCGCCGCGCGGTTCGTGCAAACCGCCAGCCGCTACAACGCCGAGATCCAGGTGCGCAATCTCACCGCAGGGCGCGGCCCGGTAAACGCCAAGAGCGTCAATGCGGTTGCAACGCTGGGAGCCCGCCAGGGACACGAGATCGAGGTGGCCGCGAGCGGCGCCGACGCTCAGGCTGCTCTCGACGCGATCCGAGCGCTCTCCGAGGTGAACTTCGGGGACGCGTCAGGCGCCGAGACGTCGCTGGCGACGCCCGGAAGCGGCGTGGCGAGATCGCCCGCGCCGTCTTCGGACGCTGCGGCCCTCGCGGGACTAGCCGCGTCTCCGGGAGTGGCGGTCGGCCCGGCACGCCTTTTCCGCTCCCCCCTGCCGCCGATCAGCGCGACGCCCGCGGGCGATCCCCAGCACGAGTGGGAGCGCCTCATCGCCGCTCTCGGAACGACGCGCGCGCAGCTTCAGCGCATCCGAGATGACGTCGCCGCGCGCGCCGACCCCGACGCCGCGGCGATCTTCGACGTCCACGTGCTCTTTCTCGACGACCAGGCCCTGCTGGACCCCGCTCGCCGAGCGATCTTCGACGACCACCTCAGCGCCGAGGCGGCGTGGGCGCGGGCGACCGAGGAGATCGTCGCCGCCTATCGCGCGCTCGACGACGAATACCAGCGGGCGCGGGCGGGGGACGTGACCGACGTGGGCGACCGCGTCATCCGTAACCTGCTCGGCGAGACGCAGGCTCCGCCGACGATGCGCGCGCCCGGTATCCTGGTCGCGGCCGAACTCACCCCGGCGGATGCCGCGCGTCTCGACCCGGCGCTTGCCCTTGGCATCTGCACGGCGTTTGGCTCGCCGACGGCGCACAGCGCCATCCTGGCGCGAACGTTGGGCATTCCGGCCGTGGTCGGGTTGGGGCCGCGCATCTTGGACGTCCCGGACGGAACGCTGATCATCGTGGATGGCGCCGAGGGGCGCGTCTGGGTGGCCCCCGAGCCCGCCATGGTCGCCGAGTATCAGGGCCGCGTCGCGACGGCGCGCGCTGCGGAAGCGACGGCCCGTGTTCCCGCGGGCCGCGTGGCCACGCGGGACGGGCACCGGGTCGAAGTCGTCGCGAACATCGGCTCACTCGCGGACGCCAAGGCCGCGGTGACCGCGGGTGCCGAGGGGGTCGGGCTGTTCCGCACCGAGTTTCTCTTCCTCGACCAACGCACCGCGCCGGACGAGGAGACGCAGGTCTCGACCTACCGGGCCGCGGCGCTGGCACTCGGGGGCCGTCCGCTGATCATCCGGACGCTCGACGCCGGCGGCGACAAGCCGCTGCCGTACCTGAACCTGAGGGCGGAAGCCAACCCGTTCTTGGGCTGGCGGGCGATCCGGCTGTCCCTGGCCCACCCGGAACTGTTCAAAACGCAGTGCCGCGCGATCATCCGGGTGGCGGCCGAGTTCCCGGTGAAGGTGATGTTCCCCATGATCGCCACCCTGGGAGAGATCCGGTCCGCCCGCGCACTCCTCGACGAAGCGCGTGAGGAGGTCCGGCGCCGCGGTCAGGGCGTTCCACGGACGATGGAAACCGGGATCATGCTGGAGGTGCCGGCCGCGGCGGTGCGTGCGTCCACGTTCGCCCCGTGCGTCGACTTCTTCTCGGTCGGCACGAACGATCTGACCCAATACACGATGGCCGCCGAGCGGGGCAACGAGCGGGTAGCGGCCCTGGCCGACGCACTCCAGCCGGCCGTGTTGCAACTCATCGGCCAGGCGGTCGATGCCGCGCACGCATGCGGCAAGTGGGTCGGGGTGTGCGGCGAGCTCGCGGGAGACCCGGCTGCCGTGCCGGTACTGGTGGGGCTCGGCGTCGACGAATTGAGCATGAGCCCCCCGGCCATCCCGCGCGTCCGAGAGACCATCGTCGGATTGGACTATGCGGCCTGTCGCAGGCTCGCACAGGCGGTACTCACGCTGGATGCGGCCGATGAGGTGCGGACCCACCTGCGTCGCTGGAGCGCGGCCGGCGCATCGTAA
- the sdhC gene encoding succinate dehydrogenase, cytochrome b556 subunit, with the protein MAGWFDARRRRLGMWAFVLNRITGLLLTLYLFVHFAAISALYLGEGAWDGTMRLFRTPPFLAFDILLLAALLYHGLNGIRLSLLAINVGVPRQKTVFWSLMTTGALVLAYCALRIFRVLPS; encoded by the coding sequence GTGGCGGGCTGGTTCGACGCGCGCCGGCGGCGTCTCGGTATGTGGGCGTTCGTGCTGAACCGGATCACGGGGCTGCTGCTGACACTGTATCTCTTCGTGCACTTCGCGGCGATCAGCGCCCTCTATCTCGGCGAGGGCGCCTGGGACGGCACCATGCGGCTGTTTCGCACACCGCCGTTTCTGGCGTTCGATATCCTGTTGCTCGCGGCGCTGCTCTATCACGGACTGAACGGAATCCGGCTGTCGCTTCTGGCCATCAACGTCGGCGTGCCCCGGCAGAAGACCGTGTTCTGGAGCCTGATGACGACCGGCGCGCTCGTCCTGGCCTACTGCGCGCTGCGGATATTCAGGGTGCTGCCGTCATGA
- a CDS encoding succinate dehydrogenase/fumarate reductase iron-sulfur subunit, with the protein MTWRVRYRISRTTGNGSATRHDTFTVEIRPDETVLDGIEVIWARQDRTLAFRHACHHASCGSCGLRVNGVEKLPCVTTVQDVTTDGGTLTIEPLRSFPVLGDLVVDPAPLFKRMQQVGMPLIRRAEPFGEPGDFHRFENCIECGLCLSACPVMLASPHYLGPAALAAAERVIAEPREADVPSLLRLLDGEHGVWQCHSAFECTEVCPSDVNPAGAIMALRARLIRERIKRLFGRGALAAPSGGDRDTKRT; encoded by the coding sequence ATGACCTGGCGGGTCCGGTATCGGATCTCCAGGACGACCGGAAATGGGTCCGCAACCCGCCACGACACGTTCACCGTGGAGATCCGGCCGGACGAAACGGTGCTGGATGGCATCGAGGTCATTTGGGCGCGTCAGGACCGCACGCTCGCGTTCCGGCACGCGTGCCATCACGCTTCCTGCGGGTCCTGCGGGTTGCGAGTGAACGGGGTGGAGAAGCTGCCCTGTGTCACAACCGTCCAGGATGTCACCACCGACGGCGGCACCTTGACGATCGAACCGCTCCGCTCGTTCCCCGTCCTCGGCGATCTCGTGGTGGATCCGGCCCCGCTGTTCAAGCGGATGCAGCAGGTCGGCATGCCCCTGATCCGTCGCGCGGAGCCGTTCGGCGAACCCGGCGATTTCCACCGGTTTGAGAACTGCATCGAGTGCGGGCTGTGTCTCTCGGCCTGCCCGGTGATGCTTGCGAGCCCGCACTATCTCGGCCCCGCCGCCCTCGCGGCCGCGGAGCGGGTGATCGCCGAGCCTCGGGAGGCCGACGTCCCGTCCCTGCTCCGGTTGCTGGACGGTGAGCACGGCGTGTGGCAGTGCCACTCCGCGTTCGAGTGCACCGAGGTCTGCCCGTCTGACGTGAATCCTGCCGGGGCGATCATGGCGCTCCGGGCCAGGCTGATTCGTGAGCGCATCAAGAGGTTGTTCGGGCGGGGGGCATTGGCCGCTCCGTCGGGAGGCGACCGTGATACGAAGCGAACGTGA
- a CDS encoding FAD-dependent oxidoreductase has product MAHNGRIVVVIGAGSTGAATAHDLALRGCKVVVVERGEIGSGTTGRCHCVLHSGGRYCVRDHEAAVECIQENMILRRIMPDGLELNDGLFVALSDADLAYKEPFLTACAACGIPYEELTREQALALEPNLNPGLLAAVRVPDGTFEAFRFCLRLLATAMRNGAEVHPYTEVVELLSDGRGTIRGVRVRDRLRNRIYQIESDMVVNATGAWASDVAAMAGISVPVNPTPGVMVSMDMRVCNMVINRLNKPADGDIVLPQRRTSIIGTTSWPVEHADYIPVPQDHVRLMLEKGAELLPVLRRAHMNGAFAVARPLIGAAGTSGRELSRTFECFDHTRDSVHGFVTITGGKMTTARAMAEKTADVVCRALGVTAPCLTRETVLASSREFYAQATS; this is encoded by the coding sequence GTGGCGCATAACGGGCGCATCGTGGTAGTCATCGGGGCGGGTTCCACCGGCGCGGCGACCGCTCACGATCTGGCCCTCCGCGGCTGCAAGGTCGTCGTAGTCGAACGCGGCGAGATTGGCTCGGGTACCACCGGACGATGTCATTGCGTGCTGCACAGCGGCGGCCGCTATTGCGTGAGGGACCACGAGGCCGCCGTCGAATGCATCCAGGAAAACATGATCCTGCGCCGGATCATGCCCGATGGCCTCGAATTGAACGATGGGTTGTTTGTCGCCCTCAGCGACGCCGACCTCGCCTACAAAGAGCCGTTTCTCACCGCGTGCGCCGCGTGCGGCATCCCGTACGAGGAGTTGACCCGCGAGCAGGCGCTCGCCCTCGAGCCGAACCTCAACCCCGGCCTCCTGGCGGCGGTTCGTGTGCCCGACGGCACATTCGAGGCCTTCCGATTCTGCCTGCGCCTGCTGGCCACGGCCATGCGCAACGGTGCTGAAGTCCATCCGTACACGGAAGTCGTAGAGTTGCTTAGCGACGGCCGGGGCACGATCCGGGGTGTGCGGGTACGGGATCGCTTGCGCAATCGCATCTATCAGATCGAGAGCGACATGGTCGTCAACGCGACCGGCGCTTGGGCGTCCGACGTCGCCGCCATGGCCGGGATCTCGGTTCCGGTCAACCCCACCCCGGGCGTCATGGTCTCCATGGACATGCGGGTGTGCAACATGGTCATCAACCGGCTCAACAAACCCGCCGACGGCGATATCGTCCTGCCTCAGCGGCGGACTTCCATCATCGGCACCACCTCGTGGCCCGTGGAGCATGCGGACTACATCCCCGTGCCGCAGGACCACGTCCGCCTGATGCTCGAGAAAGGGGCGGAACTCCTCCCGGTGCTCCGCCGGGCGCACATGAACGGCGCTTTTGCCGTGGCAAGGCCGCTCATCGGTGCGGCCGGTACCAGCGGACGCGAGCTGAGCCGTACGTTCGAGTGTTTCGACCACACGCGCGACTCGGTGCACGGCTTTGTCACGATCACGGGCGGCAAGATGACGACGGCGCGGGCAATGGCCGAGAAGACCGCGGACGTCGTGTGCCGCGCGCTGGGTGTGACGGCTCCGTGTTTGACCCGCGAGACGGTGCTGGCGTCGTCTCGCGAATTCTATGCGCAGGCGACATCATGA
- a CDS encoding methylglyoxal synthase, whose amino-acid sequence MGREKRIACIAHDNKKADLVDWMRFNRGSLERHRLYATRTTGRMISDELGLPVTTFHSGPLGGDLEIGARISRGGIDFLIFFWDPLEPLPHDPDVRALLRVAVVWNVPVACNRASADFMVSSPLMRESYDRLVPPYSADSGPPTETPSPRPPAQGPESGPQIEN is encoded by the coding sequence ATGGGCCGCGAGAAGCGCATAGCGTGTATCGCGCACGACAACAAGAAGGCCGACCTGGTCGACTGGATGCGGTTCAATCGCGGGTCGCTCGAACGGCATCGCCTGTACGCAACGCGCACCACGGGGCGCATGATCTCGGACGAGCTAGGACTTCCGGTCACCACGTTCCACAGCGGGCCGCTCGGCGGCGACCTCGAGATCGGCGCCCGGATCTCGCGCGGTGGGATTGACTTCCTGATCTTCTTCTGGGATCCGCTCGAACCGCTGCCACACGATCCGGACGTGCGCGCGCTGCTCCGCGTCGCCGTCGTGTGGAACGTGCCGGTCGCGTGCAACAGGGCGTCGGCGGACTTCATGGTCTCTTCCCCGCTGATGCGCGAGTCGTACGACCGTCTCGTCCCTCCCTACAGCGCCGACAGCGGGCCTCCGACAGAAACCCCGAGCCCACGACCGCCCGCGCAAGGGCCAGAGAGCGGCCCCCAAATCGAAAACTAG
- a CDS encoding arsinothricin resistance N-acetyltransferase ArsN1 family A, whose translation MRPRGATPDDAAAIARIYNEGIEDRVATFETRPRSPQDVAAWFDGIHPIVVIEDGGTIVAFASTSTYRPRECYAGIAEFSVYVARSVRGRGAGRAAMEALIDAAERAGFWKLVSRVFTENTGSLALLRAVGFREVGTYEKHAQLDGVWKDVVIVERLIPANLSGGGSPSRV comes from the coding sequence ATGCGCCCCCGCGGGGCGACCCCGGACGACGCCGCCGCCATCGCCCGAATCTACAACGAGGGCATCGAGGACCGGGTCGCGACCTTCGAAACGCGACCCCGCTCGCCGCAGGACGTGGCGGCGTGGTTCGACGGGATCCACCCCATCGTGGTCATCGAGGACGGCGGGACGATCGTGGCGTTCGCGTCGACGTCCACCTACCGCCCGCGAGAGTGCTATGCGGGAATCGCCGAGTTCTCAGTCTACGTCGCGCGCAGCGTGCGGGGGCGCGGTGCCGGACGTGCGGCGATGGAGGCGCTGATCGACGCGGCCGAACGCGCCGGGTTTTGGAAGCTGGTGTCCCGCGTGTTCACCGAGAACACCGGGAGCCTCGCGCTGCTTCGCGCGGTGGGCTTTCGCGAAGTCGGCACATACGAGAAGCACGCCCAACTCGACGGCGTCTGGAAGGACGTCGTCATCGTCGAGCGGCTAATTCCCGCGAACCTAAGCGGTGGCGGTTCGCCGTCCCGCGTCTAG
- a CDS encoding GYD domain-containing protein, translating to MPLYVTLANWTDQGARDVKDSVKRGEAFMAGAEKMGCKVHQLVWTMGPHDIVAIIEAPNDTVFSSLALGLGKLGNVRGLSMRAFTKEEMSKITQAIP from the coding sequence ATGCCGCTGTACGTCACGCTTGCGAACTGGACCGATCAAGGGGCTCGGGACGTGAAGGACAGCGTCAAGCGAGGGGAGGCGTTCATGGCGGGCGCTGAGAAGATGGGGTGCAAGGTGCACCAACTCGTCTGGACCATGGGCCCGCACGACATCGTCGCGATCATCGAGGCGCCGAACGACACGGTGTTCAGCAGCCTCGCGCTCGGGCTGGGGAAGCTCGGCAACGTGCGGGGGCTCAGCATGCGCGCGTTCACGAAGGAGGAAATGAGCAAGATCACCCAAGCAATTCCGTAG